The region GTGGGTGGTTGACTGAAGTCCTACAACCACATCAAGCTGAAGGATCTATTCTCATTAACATGCTGATCCCCAGGTTTCAAACACGGATCTAAAATCTCCCTGTTATCTCTATTCAAATATCTTTTATCATACTTACTCATATTACTTATTCGGTTTTGTCGGATCATGGACCGAGCTCCCTACTCTTTTGCTTGCCGGGTAGTGTCACCTTATCTGAATAAGGTTTTGAGAGGTCCTCCCATCCCCCCCTCTAAGGTTTAATTCAATCAGCAGACTTTCTGAGTGGctctgaaaatgatttaaagtgCTTACATCTGTATCAGATCTGCTGCTCCGACAtctggtttgtgttttgtcGGCTAACTCgatttttataataaaaatagaaGCTCTGATTGATGCCTGGAGCACTTGTACAGTAGACGATCTTATCAAAGTGTTCAGCTGGTGGGGATCCCCAGCCTGTTTGGATTGAAAGCCCAAACAGCAGCTTCCTTATCAAAATATCACTTCAGAAACAAGATCAGCAAAATGTGTCCGCAATTTCAGTGCAAAAACCATCTccactaacaaaaaaaaaagtcctctaCTCATGCATCAGGATCTGGGTTGTTTACCACCTCAGGTAAGTAAGCTACTTTAACTGTTTAAGTATTTTTATTCACCAGAAGATAGAGGTTACTGGAAATGAAGGGAAAGAAGTGGAACGACAGGCCACAAAGGTCCTCGGCCGCAATCAAACATTGCATTTACAGAATATATGGCATGCATTCTTAACCAGCAGCGCTCTCGCTTAGGTTTAGTTAATGTTTTAGATACTCGCTTTTCCCAAGAAGTCAGATTTGATCCTACGTCTCAAAGTGTACCTTTATCCTCTTCAAGGAACTTCAGTTTTATTAGAACTTTCAAACCAACATTTCATGCACATAATTTAACACTTTATGCGAGatcaaactgaaagtgagcacacCCGACAGGTCCGACGATCCCTCGGTACAGTGAAACGGCATGCGTGCACAGCAACAGCAAGTACGTTGTGTAAGATTTTAAGTACAAAAGTTGCTCTGTAAATTGATGTCATTAAGGACAGTTCgagaaatacatttacagattGCCTTCGTTTTCTCTTAGATAAATTTGACTAATCTGGGGATGTTGCCCGCTGCTCGTGTTTCACAACTTGACTTCTTTTCAGCCATGTCGCCATGCTTCCAGATGTCAGCTATTAGCTGTAAAATGCTTTTCCGATACTGCGAGGACTCTTATTTCTGTAATTTTCACTCCTAAGGGTATCAGCATGTGCATCCGTTTCAGTTCTTAATTGAGAGAGAAGGACTTCCACTTTGTCATAAAATGTGTCTCACCACAACAATGAGGAGAAACATTCCAGagtcaacatgtttttatttttcatcgTCAAACTTGACCGCTTCAACATCAATCCATCGTTTACAAGCAGCTGAACTCTTCAGGCTGTAACCGTTGAGAACCGGCGGCGCCACGCAACTTCACCCTGATTGGCTACAGTGAGAAATTAAAAAGGAACTTggttgggggggaggggggggggcgttgcACATTTTGGCCCTTCAAATCAATtaaataattacaataaaaaaggaagaaaattaGGCAAAAGAATGAATAAGACTCTATAAACCAGGCAAAAACGTGTGCTTTGGGTGGTTCCTTTGGCAGCAGTACTTCTTTACTCTCTACCGATCAACCTGGATAATTAGTAAACACACCCAGTACATTCCCAGTCTTCACACAGTTCAAGTACAGTTTTCATGAAGTGCTAACTCGGGGCAGCATTAATGCAAATACACTGGGATAAGGCCACTGTACGCTAAACCGTTTTGCCTCAATTCACTaagatacaaaagaaaaacctgttcCGTCACCTCCCACCTCGAGCTAATACGAGACGGAGGGAAGAGCTcagatagaaaaaaaagcatcaggGTTTATTATATTCCATAAATGGAGAGGGaatgacaaacagcaggaggaatTCTCTTTTAAACAGCCACAGTAGCACTTGATGGTGTTTCAGCCGAGCATTGTTGAgaaagagacgagagagagagagagggccgAAGATATTGGTGCATGTCTGCGTGTCGGAGCAAAATAAGATGGTGATGAGACAGTTGAAACGCAGGGCTGGATGTTGCTTTGACGTGTGTGTGAACAAAGAAAATTTTTGACAATCTTTTGCACCCTCCCGATGTCTACAGACTCCCACATAAAGCTACTGACGGAAGCTCTGGGTTGATGCAGTTTTCTGGGGCAACAATTTTGGCTCCAAGGAAATGAGCGATTCAACACCAGCCATTTGGCAGATATGGTTTGATCTCACCTTAGTAAAGTAGAACAAGGTGATGGCTTCCAATCTTCAGCCAGCCAAATCACTTGGATCGTCACAGGATGCCACttgtgaaatatatttctttagCATTTCATATGGAAGGCTAGTTAAGGGGGACTAAAACTAACTGGAAACTGTCTCTGTATCcctgaaaagttgacatttggAAGTCCAAAACAGCACCCAAAGTGCAACCTGGCCAAACTCTCCAAAGTGCTCCCATGCACCAAACCCTGCAACACCAAAACCCTTCTAGCCAcacctccttcttctcctcctcctcctcctcctcctcttctccttcccccACCTGGAGAAGGGGCTCAGTAGCGATAGTGGTCCGGTTTGAAGGGCCCCTCGCTGGGCAGACCCAGGTACTTGGCCTGCTTGTCTGACAGCTTGGTCAGTTTCACTCCCAGTTTATCAAGGTGGGCGGCTGCCACCTGCTCATCCAACtattgagacagagagaaatggtccagttagattaaaaaaacaacactggtaTTTGCTTACCGATCGATTTTTCTACCACCTAGCTTTACTTTATGTATACTCCATTTGATTACCTTTTGGTTGTCTGATGCTGAACAAATTTTAGTCACAGCAATGTTTCTGACATGCAGCGATTGCTTTTTTCAGAATGAGGCTGAAATGATTTCTGATCATTTAACCAGTTCAAAATGTGACCCTTATCATTAATCTAAATAGCTGCAGACCAAATCTGACATCAGTCGACTAACGGATTGAGCAGTATTTCAGGGTGTCCTTAGATTTGTAAAGTGTTCCTGTTGTGCAAGACTATTCTGTTAAACAGGGAGGAGTACTTCAGTGAGTGTGAAGGAAAGAAGGACTAATGTaaaattgagagaaaaaaaaataagcagcaCATCTTGGATGGAGCATGATGTTCTGTGGGCATAACCCCGCTCCTTAAAGCTCCACATCATCTCTTGGCTTTTTACTGTTACTCCCTTTCTGAGCCGGTTAAGCTCCAAATAAACCTTCAATCCCTTGCATTTAGCAGCAgctccctcttcctgtttggTTTAGTATCCTCGCTCTGGTTTAAAATTCCTGCCCGCCTTGTGAACCCTGCTCCCTCTGATGGAACAGCTCTCTCAATattcactgtaaaaacatttaaccttttacataaacatttaaagacactAAATCTGGAGATTCCTGCTTCAATTTCTTCACTGTGGTTTTCAGGCAgaagtgaaatacatttcatgcCAAGATCACAATAAGGGCCCGACACCCAGCTTGGTCTCCATTTTAAATGgatcttttctattttctggtTACAATCCTGAATACTTAGACATCTGGTGTATAGCccttgcataaaaaaaaacaaaaaaaaaaaaaacactttacctctgacctcagagagatttcactttgtgtgagataaaataaaaactccCATTGAACCAACTACTATAATTTTAGGCCCATCCATGTCCAAAACTGTATAAGATACAATGCATTAATCATAGTGTGGTTTCTGACCTTCTTGGGCAAGAAGTAGACTCCCAAGGGGTATTTGGCGGTGTTCGTCCACAACTCGATCTGAGCCAGAACCTACAGGAGATGAGACAAACCGTTTAATAAAGCAGACTGGATGCACCCACAGTGCTATGATGACAATACATCAAGGCTGGAAATTTAAATCTTGTTGCTGCTTTGAAAATCATTTTACCAATCATTATGACTTAAGAGAACTTCCAGTTTCTACTACTTGTATTATTATCCATATTGTCCCTTCTCTGGCTCACTCAAACTCACAGTACCTGATTGGTGAAGGAGTTGCTCATGACAAAGGAAGGGTGTCCCATGGCACAGCCCAGGTTGACCAGTCTGCCCTCGGCCAGGATGATGATGTGACGACCGCTCTTCAAACGATAGCGATCCACCTGAGGAGAAGGattactgctgctgtgatggTTCAGATACCGAGCAGGAATACAGATGGCAATATAAGCCTAGGGCAGCTTAAAATGGAAGAAGTGACCATGtattactaaaaaaaaagtttgttttcctACCTGAGGCTTGATGTTGACCTTCTCTGCAGCGTTTTTGTTGAGCCAGCTCATGTCGATCTCACAGTCGAAGTGTCCGATGTTACAGACGATGGCGTCGTCCTTCATGTTCTCAAAATGACTGAAGGTAACAAATacagttgggtttttttccccgtACAAGAACTCAATAGTATTTAGGATATTTCCCTTTGTGGAACTTCAGCTACTGAAAGTagcatttcagttcagttcagttctagTGGAAACATCAGAGTTGGTGAAACTTACTGTCCCAGGATGATGTCCTCACAGCCGGTGGTGGTGACGAAGATGTTTCCTTCCTTGCTAGCCTCATCCATGGTGGTAACCTCATAACCTACAGAGCAACAGACGAGAAGGGTTTATATTGTAAACTAACAGTTTGTTTCGAGAATAGActgatcaaaatgttttggGATGAATGCCACCCATTATTCACCAGCTCAACCTACAAGTTCATATTTAGATGTAcataaatagaataaatgttGGGTGCCAGTGCCCTCTCTCCATGGTGTTTAAAATCAGTGTTCATGGCCTTAAATATACTGTTTTGGCAGTCACCACCTACCCTCCATGGCGGCCTGCAGGGCGTTGATGGGGTCGATCTCTGTGACGATGACGCGAGCTCCGAACCCACGCAGAGCCTGGACGCAGCCTTTACCCACGTCACCATAGCCTGCCACCACGGCAACTTTACCAGCAATCATCACATCAGTGGCTCTCTTGATGCCGTCGATCAGGCTCTCCCTGCAGCCGTACAGGTTGTCAAACTTactctgcaggagagagagagaaggaaattaTATTACTACATGTTATTCAACAGGATGTTAGTCTTTTTCCAGACAAAACAGAAGAGTTTTCACTTAAGGGCCTGGTgtcaaatttacattttacatacatttccaTAAGTCAGAGCATTCCCATGACCTCTAGTTCAGAGCCATTCATTAGCTAGACACTTACAGCAAGCATTTCAGGCAATACAAACGGCTCAAAAAGGTCTACTAGAAAGTCAATTTGCAGTTTGAATCCTATATCATTGTTGAATGAATCGTGAGACTTTATCTGTCAAAACATGTTTAGAAAAAAGGTGGTACTTAAACTATTCCTTCATTAATTAATGGTTCCACTGATGAGGATTATTATACATTTCTGTCCACCTTCTCAGTCACACTACAGGATGCAGCTGTCGACCGGAGGCATGTTACCTTGGTGACGGAGTCGTTGACGTTGATGGCGGGTATTTTCAGCTCGCCCTTTTTCATCATCTTGTACAGGTTGTGGACACCTGTGGTGGTCTCCTCAGACACTCCACGGATaccttaaaatacaaatacatattttttaccAGTTGCAAAAATATTCCACAGGGGTAGAGCACTGGAGTAAAACACTGTTGAGTAAGTTATCATTTCATAAAAACTATGAGACTCATTGTAACTACATTGTGAATCATCATAGTCTGACCTCTCTATGGTTACTTATATTTCACAGAGTAATTCAAGAACAGGCTTTATGCATGCAAAtacataatgtgtgtttaactgTCGGTGGTGAGAATCACTCCGAGTCCTCCGTGTGTTGTAGAGTCTCAGTGCAGACTACCACCggtctctctctgccaccttATGACACAGCTGCAACACTGACAGTTGGGCTGCAACGCCTCAAGGGGCATTAAATCAAGCATTATTATGTTatgagagattttttttttgtattttttcctcctTGATGGGCACACAAGTCTATCATAACACCCTGAGCATTAATTTTGTATTAAGtttatgtatgaaaatattgtGTGAATACTGCCAATTTAAGTTCAAAATGATGTAACATTGATGAATTGCAGCTGTTGTACGAGCCAGCCTGTATCACACAACTATCACCATCTAGTGTCCAAAATTCTACTGCAgctttacatttaattaaatgttagaGTGGGAAAACCCATCACCAGCCACTGTGCACTGCATGCTGGGACATCTTCTGGTCAAAACTAGTTTCCTGCAGCAGCCacttcagagaagaaaaagcaccaaaatcatgtttgtttaactACCAGACTGAGTGGACTGGTGGTAAAATTGTGAAACTTAACCAGAACTAAGATCCTTTGTGACATCTGAGATCACCGTCAGAAATATCTGGTCACTATAATTCTATGAGCCGAGATTTAGGAACCACCAACAGCTGGCCAGGAAACAAACCCTCACCAAAATGTCAGTGATTAAAACTACGAGATGCACCGTGTATTCAATGAGATCTTAAGCCTTTTTCTAAAAACCTTCAACTAGGGAACAGGGGAGATGATAAACAGCGACCTCATAATAAAACCGTGTGTAAAACAAACCAACCTGCCAGCAGTTTGGGATACTTCTGGTGGATCATGTTGGTGAGGTCTCCTCCGTCGTCCAGGATCATGTTGAGGGGCTGGCCGTCTTCGAAATACACAGTCTGTTCGATGCACCACACGTACTCCTCGTCGGTCTCACCTTTCCACGCATACActacacaaagaaagaaagcgtGTCAGGAGAGAATCAGGTGAGGATATTCTCACCCACTGGCAGCCAGTCTAAATTGTTGGTGGTGAGAATCACTCCGAGTCCTCCGTGTGTTGTAGAGTCTCAGTGCAGACTACCACCggtctctctctgccacctcaTGACACAGCTGCAACACTGACAGTTGGGCTGCAACGCCTCAAGGGgcattaaaacatttgacataCAATAACTGGTGAGTAATATCCTTTATTTGACCTCCCTGTAGTTGCATTTCGCTTGACACGGAAACCTCAGAACTGTCTTTTCATCAGCCTTATGACAGTAGAGTCTCAGACGCTAACAGTTAGCTCCCGCTGCCATACCGGGACACCAACATGCAAATGACCTGGTACAACTTTAGACCACATCCACAATATACAGACTCAGTCTGTGCGAAAACAACATGTATCCCACACACTTTAATGTCAACAAGCCACAAGATGTTTCTCGTTTGTGGGTGAGAAAAACACCAGCTTGGTGTGGGGAGGGGAG is a window of Enoplosus armatus isolate fEnoArm2 chromosome 3, fEnoArm2.hap1, whole genome shotgun sequence DNA encoding:
- the ahcy gene encoding adenosylhomocysteinase, whose protein sequence is MSDKLNYKVADISLAEWGRKAIDIAENEMPGLMKMRELYGQSKPLKGARIAGCLHMTLQTAVLIETLTALGAVVQWSSCNIFSTQDHAAAAVAKAGIPVYAWKGETDEEYVWCIEQTVYFEDGQPLNMILDDGGDLTNMIHQKYPKLLAGIRGVSEETTTGVHNLYKMMKKGELKIPAINVNDSVTKSKFDNLYGCRESLIDGIKRATDVMIAGKVAVVAGYGDVGKGCVQALRGFGARVIVTEIDPINALQAAMEGYEVTTMDEASKEGNIFVTTTGCEDIILGHHFENMKDDAIVCNIGHFDCEIDMSWLNKNAAEKVNIKPQVDRYRLKSGRHIIILAEGRLVNLGCAMGHPSFVMSNSFTNQVLAQIELWTNTAKYPLGVYFLPKKLDEQVAAAHLDKLGVKLTKLSDKQAKYLGLPSEGPFKPDHYRY